The Bradyrhizobium sp. LLZ17 genomic sequence CAAGGCCAGCGCGCGAATGGGAGGCGATTTTGGAAGATTCCGGCGCGCCCTGCGCCAGCATCTGGAAGATCGAGGAGATCATCGATCATCCGCAGATCAAGGCGCGCGGAGCGATCCAGGAGCTGGACACCCCCTACGGCCGACTGCGCTTTGCCGGCAGCGGATTCAAGCTCGCGCATGGCGGCGGCAGGCTCGACCGGATGGCGCCGGAATTGGGCGCGGATACCGATGCGGTGCTGAGCGAACTCGGCTTTGATGCGGCGGACATTGCGGAGTTGAGGGCAAGGGAGATCGTGTGAGGGCGGCGCGACAAACTCCAACGTCCTCCCGGATCTGCTCTCGCTCTGACAAGGCTTCGCGTTGGAGCTCGCTTGTCCCGGACGACACGGTGCTCTGTGGCCACGACTAAAACAGCGACCCCTGCCCGTCATCCGCCGAACCGGCTGCCGCCTTGCGCATCACCTTCTTCGGCTTCAACGCCTCGACCTCCATCTCCTCCGCGCTGATCGGCAGCAATAGCTGCTCGTCGTCATTGGCGACACGGTTGACGCGGGTGGACACGGGGTGCCAGGCGAATTCGCCGATGCGCGGCGCGGTCATCAGCGGCAGGACCGCATCGATCTCGTCGCCGCGGGTGTCGAGCCAACGTTCGAGATCGCGCGGGCTGATGGTCACGGGCACGCGGTCATGCAGCGCGGCGAGATCCTCGCTCGCCGCCGCCGTGACGATTGCGACCGTGTCGACCTCCTCGCCGTTCGGCCCGGCCCAAGTCTCGAAAATCGCAGCGAAGCCGAGCGGCGCGCCGTCGGCGCGATGGATGAAGAAGGGCTGCTTGCGGCCGTCGACGGCCTTCCACTCGTAATAGCCGTCGGCCGGGATCACGCCGCGGCGCCGGCGAATGGCGTTCTTGAACGCGGGCTTGTCCAGCACCGTCTCGGAGCGGGCGTTGATCAGCAAGGTAAAGCCGCGGGGATCCTTGGCCCAGGTCGGCAGCAAGCCCCAGCGCATCAGGCGGAAATGGCGAGCGCCGTTCTCGACCAGCACGACTGGAATCGGTTGTGTCGGGGCCACATTGTACCGGGGCGGGAAATTCGGCTGCTCGATATAGCCAAACAGTTGCCGTAAAGCCGCGGGGGCCGAAGTTATGACGAAGCGTCCACACATCCTTGGCCGTCCATATAGGGTCCGTTCAGGTCCTTTTAACCCCCAACGTTAACACTGCGGCGGATGAGCTCAACGGTCTCCCAAGCCGCCCGGACGCATGGACAGACGGGGCCCGAGGCCGCGGCCTGGGCTGAGCGGCTGCGCGTGGCCAACATCAATCCGCGGACCGGGCTTGCCACCGACTATCTCAACCATTTCAATGAAGCCGTGATGCTGCTCGAAATGGTGCCGGACATGCCGGAATGCGCCGAAGATTTCTTGACCTGGTCGCCACTGTCCTACGCCGAGCACTTCACCGCCTCGAATTTCAAGGCGCGCGATCTCGCCATCGAAGCCTATGAGAAGGCCGAGCCGTCCGTGCGCGCCCAGTTCGACCATCTCACCGATACCATGACGTCGATCCTGACCGCGGTCGGCTCGGCCATGTGCGATGTCGAGAAGGACACGACCCGCGTCCGGCTCGCTGAGCAAGCTACCCTCTGGGTCAAGCCGCTGATCGCGGCCTGCGGCGGCATCATCAATGGCGGCGCGGAGGCCGACATCGACACCATCATGGCGAATTGAGCTCTGGGGAGGTGACGAGAATGGCCCCGGTCGTCCAGCCCAGCCATCCCCAGCTCGCCGTCTCGGCCGCCATTTTTCGTGACGGCAAAGTGCTGCTGGTCCGCCGTGCCCGCTCGCCCGCAAAGGGGTTTTATTCGCTCCCCGGCGGCCGGGTCGAGTTCGGCGAATCGCTGCAGCAGGCGCTGGCGCGCGAGGTCGATGAGGAGACGGGGCTCGGCATCGAGATCATCGGCCTTGCCGGCTGGCGTGAGGTGCTGCCGGCCGCACCCGGCGCCGGCCATTACCTGATCATGTCCTTTGCCGCTCGCTGGACGGCCAGGGAGCCGGTCCTGAACGACGAGCTCGACGATGTCCGCTGGGTCGCACCGGACGCACTGGCCAGCCTGGGCGACCTCCAGCTGACGGGGGGCCTCGAGGAGGTCATCCAGTCCGCCCACCGCCTGATCGCACCCTGACGGCCGTTCCCGCCCGCCTTGCGTCCATCGTCCCGAGGAGGCATACAGCGGCCGATGTCCACGCGATTTCTGGCCATTTTTGCCCTGATTCTCGCCTGCGCCTCCGCGCCCGCCCGGGCCCAGGACGTGGCGGCGCCGTTCGACGCCGATTTGCAACGGTTGGCCGAGATCCTGGGCGGCCTGCATTATCTGCGCGGCATCTGCGGCTCCAACGAAGGCAACAAATGGCGCAGCGAGATGCAGGCATTGATCGATGCCGAAACGCCCGCCGGCGAGCGCCGCACCCGCATGATCGCCGGCTTCAACCGCGGCTATAACGGCTTTCAGCAGACCTACCGGAGCTGCACGCCGGCCGCGACCGTCGCAATCCGCCGCTACATCGAAGAAGGCTCGAAGATTTCTCGGGATCTCACGGCGCGTTACGCGAACTGAGACGCGCGAAGGAACCCTGTCATCGTCTTTGTTCACAGCCGTTAACCGTTCTTAAAGATGTGGCCTAGCGGGCGTTAACGCGCGTGCTACACCTCTCGAACAGCGCATCGCCGTGGATCGCGCCCCAGCCCTAACGAGTTTCATGAGCCATTCAGTGTCCTACGCCCCCGCACGCGCGCCGCTGCCCGATCACGAGCAGAAACAGGCCGCGCTGAGCTATCTCAACGAAGCCTGGGCCGAGGCGCGCCATGACGGCGTCGACGGCGATTGCCTGGCGCAGGCCAGCCTGTTCGCGGCGCTGGCCGAACTCGTCGGCACCTATGGCGAAGACGCGGTGGCGAAGTTCGTCGAGGGATTTCCCGGGCGCATCCGTAACGGCGAGTTCTCGGTCGACATCTCCCGGCAATAGCCCTCGGTTCCCTGTCCGTTACGGCTCGACCTTGAGCGTCGCTTTCATATTGGGATGAAAGCGACAGTAGTATTCGACCGTCCCCACCTTCTTCACGACCGTCGTCGCTGATTTCTTCGCCGGCAGGTTCACGTCGAAATCGCCGTTCCTCGCGGTTGCGGTGTGGGCGAAGACGTCCTTGTTGATCCACTCGATCGTATCGCCGACCTTCACCGAGACTTCGGCCGGCGATATCTCCAGATTCTCCATCGTGATCTGAATTGTCGCGGCGTGTGCCGGGACGAGCATCGTTGCGAACACGATCGCTGTCATCATCGAAGACAACCGTCCCGGCATTCTCTTCTCCCCTATTTCAGCTCGGCCGCGACATGCTCGGCGTGCTGCTCATGCCCCTGGAAGATCTTCAAGCCCGTCTGCAGCAGGCTCTTCAGCTCTGGATTGCTGGCCGAGGGAATGAGCTGGGTCTCCAGCGCGCCGTTGACCGTCTTGTGGTAGGCGACCTCATTGGCGACATAGGCCTTGTCGAACGCTGCGCCGTCCAGCTTGTCGAGCTCGGCGAGCTTGTCGCTCGCCTGCTTCGACAGCGCGCGGCTGGTGTCATTGTCCTCGGGCGTGACATTGAGCCTCTTGACCAGCGCGAGCGCCTGCTTGTTGACCGCCTCGTGATCGCGCAGCATGTCCTCGGCGAAGGCCTTGACGTCCTTGTTCTTGGCTTTCTTCACCGCCTGCTTGGCGGCATTGATGTCGATCACCCCTGCGGTGTAGGCGATGTGCGCGATCTGCGGATCGCTCGGCTTAGCGCCTTGCGCGAGCGCAGGGCTGGACAAAAGGGCGACTGCAGCAATCGCTGCGCTCCATCGAACGAACATGGTTTAATACTCCTGTGGCGCCGTGGCTGTGCCGGCATTGCTTGCACAGGAGTTGGATGAGAATTCCGCGCGAACGTTCCCGGAAATTTACGCGCCGACGCCGAGACGTTTCAGCACGGCTTCGGTGAGGCGCTCGCAGCGCTGGCCGGCGAACGGAAAGGCATCCATCACGACCGGCCCGATCTTCCTCTCGACGTTCTCGCGCAGCATGGTGCGCGCACGATGCAACCGCGTCTTGACGGTCTCGACCTTGACGCCGAGCAGTTCGGCGGTCTCCTCCATGCTCATCCCCTCCATCACCCGCGCGATGAAGACCATGCGGAAGACATCGGGCAACTCATCGATCGCGCGCTCGACGACGCGCTGGATTTCACGTTGGGCCATAGATCTTTCCGGGT encodes the following:
- a CDS encoding SOS response-associated peptidase — translated: MCGRFVITSAPAALRQLFGYIEQPNFPPRYNVAPTQPIPVVLVENGARHFRLMRWGLLPTWAKDPRGFTLLINARSETVLDKPAFKNAIRRRRGVIPADGYYEWKAVDGRKQPFFIHRADGAPLGFAAIFETWAGPNGEEVDTVAIVTAAASEDLAALHDRVPVTISPRDLERWLDTRGDEIDAVLPLMTAPRIGEFAWHPVSTRVNRVANDDEQLLLPISAEEMEVEALKPKKVMRKAAAGSADDGQGSLF
- a CDS encoding NUDIX hydrolase, whose protein sequence is MAPVVQPSHPQLAVSAAIFRDGKVLLVRRARSPAKGFYSLPGGRVEFGESLQQALAREVDEETGLGIEIIGLAGWREVLPAAPGAGHYLIMSFAARWTAREPVLNDELDDVRWVAPDALASLGDLQLTGGLEEVIQSAHRLIAP
- a CDS encoding TIGR02301 family protein; this translates as MSTRFLAIFALILACASAPARAQDVAAPFDADLQRLAEILGGLHYLRGICGSNEGNKWRSEMQALIDAETPAGERRTRMIAGFNRGYNGFQQTYRSCTPAATVAIRRYIEEGSKISRDLTARYAN
- a CDS encoding cupredoxin domain-containing protein, with protein sequence MPGRLSSMMTAIVFATMLVPAHAATIQITMENLEISPAEVSVKVGDTIEWINKDVFAHTATARNGDFDVNLPAKKSATTVVKKVGTVEYYCRFHPNMKATLKVEP
- a CDS encoding DUF4142 domain-containing protein, which translates into the protein MFVRWSAAIAAVALLSSPALAQGAKPSDPQIAHIAYTAGVIDINAAKQAVKKAKNKDVKAFAEDMLRDHEAVNKQALALVKRLNVTPEDNDTSRALSKQASDKLAELDKLDGAAFDKAYVANEVAYHKTVNGALETQLIPSASNPELKSLLQTGLKIFQGHEQHAEHVAAELK